tttggtaaaataaagaatttactACGAATTGAATAGTTTATTATTCCCTTCATTATAATTAGAAAGGAATTAAGCCAGATAAAATTGAGATTTCATTACAAAATAGTccttatttttagtatatagattattttattatgatattcAACATCTGATACAAGCAGTACTACTTATACTAACTAACTTGATCGGGAGAGATGTTTTAGCAagctttaaaaacgttttaactttttaattgaaaactaattaaatatttataataatataattcaatatagaaactttctattaaaacaaaaattaaaaaatttaaaattataaaaagtttcttaatatatattttaataatacagttattattttaaaatacaataaagaaaatattgaatataaatgaTATACCATAACACAAATTggtaaatttttactaataacccTGAAAGAAACATTTGTTGctaactttttatttctaaattgcaaataaaaattatgtaattttattagttCTACATTTCAAtgtattaaactaaattttatttaataataataaacacgttaaaagttaataaaaattaatattagaattTAAACTTGATACCTCATGCCTGAATACCACATGTCTAGTAGTAAGTAGCAAGttctatacaaatataaacaagcaatatataaacttatttgtaactaacataaaaaaattgcaataaaaaaaaatagtttttcaactaatttaaacttactGTGTGATAGAGCATGACACGTatctaaaatagcaaattataaaagcatatacaaacttaaatatacaaattataacAATCCATATATGATCTTTGCTGTAACTAGCCTAAATAAACACCCATAGAAAAAAATGCAAGTAAACATTTTACAACTGATCAAACTTATAGTGTGATATTGCATGTCACgtgcctaaaattaaaaaagcatataaacaaattatatctAAACTTAGCTGCAACTAGTTTAAACAAATATACccattaaaataattgcaagtaattatttaaatttgataccTCGTGCCTGAATGAACCATGTCTAAAGTAGCaagtttaatacaaatataaacaagcaatatataaacttagttGCAACtgacataaaaaaattgcaagtaaaaaaaaataaaaatagatttacaactaatttaaacttaccGTGTGATACAGCATGACCTGTGactaaaatagcaaattataaaagcatatacaaatttaaatatataaattataacaacCCATAAATGAGCCCATGAGATGCATGGTGGTATAAGtcacttttttcaatattttgagtTATTTCCATTAATTGCTAGCATTTTGTTTATTCTATTACATGGCAAAGTGGTATATCTCTAATGATATTGATAATGATGCTGGAACTGTTTTTTGTTATGCTCCTCACTAAACAGTTGTTTTTGTTCACAGCTATAGTGAAATTAGTCAGACTTTTCAAAACTAGATATGAGTGACTTATACCACTATGCATCTCAGGGGCTCATATAAACTTTGCTGTAACTAGCCTAAATAAatactcataaaaaaaatgcaagtaaaCATTTTACAACTGACGAAACTTACAGTGTGATATTGCATGTCGCATGCTTAAAATAGTCAATCATAAAAgcatataaacaaattatatgtaAACTTAGCTGCAactagtttaaataattataccTCATGCCTGAATGAACCATGTATAAAGTAGCAAGTtctatacaaaaataaacaaacaatgtATGAACTTAGTTgcaactaatataaaaaaattgcaagtaaaaaaaaaaaaaatagttttacaactaatttaaacttacagtGTGATATAGCATAACACATGTCTAAAATAGCAAATCATAAAAGCATAtacaaacttaaatataaaattaaaacaatccCTTTATAAACTTTGCTATACAGGTAGACGGGCCCCAAAAACcacatgattttttcttttgctgTATCTTTTgtacaaaacaaacaatttaactttattttgcttttttatatgcttttatatGGTAAAAGTTCTTCCCAGGAGTTTAGAagtattttggtattttttgtttgcttttttttttcagtaaagtTTCGCTATATTTTAGTACGGGACCTCAAAAACCGCATGgcttaaattgtttataacttttatgaaaTTAGTTGCAACTTTCCAATTTTTTGGAATAGCTTGTTATATTAAAATCCCCTTCATATGGTAGTTTGATTGCAAACTTATATTTTAGGGAAGTACCTAAAGCGCTACAAAAACCACATGCTTGGAACCCCAAAAACcacattaattatattatttttaacaaaaatataagtgaTATTACAAAAATTCATGATTTAAAGTAGATTTGTAGTAGTTGGAGCTATCTTTTTGATGATAATGAATTTATatagagattttattttacGCTCCTGCTTAGAGGATAGTTTTAGTTCAGTTTGCAGTATGTGAATTTGCGATATTAGTTTATTtgtaagcaaataaataaacatgagtaacagcaacaaaaaattcaaaactcgCTTGCAAATGAGTCACTAAATCCAAGTTCTAATGCTGAAGCActaattaaaagaaaagctatattagaaaaaaacaaacaacttgaAGCTGCTGTTCAATGGTGTAAAGAAAACAATGTAAGAGGACATGCTGCTATTAAAACAAGACAATATCCACTTATTAAAGATCGTGAAACAATAAACCGTAGACTTGATGGGAAAATAGTCAATGGTCTTGAAAGACAGTACTGTGCAATTCTCTTGGAGGAAGAAGAGATGTCAATTGTTTCATACATTAAGAATAAAAATCGAGCAATGCAAGGCATAAACAAAGCAGAACTAACAAAACTTGTCCTTGAAGTTCTGAAAGTTAGACAATACACAAATAAAAGATTGAAAGGTGGCAGAAAATTCATAGCATTATCTGCAAATGCAAAAAATGCTTTGACACAAAACAAGTATTTatgtttcttatatatatttttaaaaggtagTAATAGTCAACATGTTAAGATATAAAGAGATTGCTTGTAGTCCAGGAGTTGAAGCTTTGTAAGAGAagcttttttagttaattttttatttttgttttaaacacaGGTTAGGTAAATCGTTTTGGATGCGCTTTAAAGCTAAGAATCCAAGCTTAACACTCAAGCGACAAGGAAATGTGTCAATAAATAGAGCTCTCAATTGCACGAGGGAAATGGCATGTCTCCACCTTGGTATGAGTAAactttgacttttttatttatttcataatatactatagcttcatttaaaatttaactcatAGCTACacctttttattagtttatgtaTTGCTACTGTACATTCATGAAAAATAGTTCTACCAAAACTGAGTTACTAATTAATTTTCATGGTTGCCTTTAGACGCTCTTGCAGAAGAATTGATTGAGACTGGCATTATGACTGAAGCAGTACAAAAGGGGACAGGAGTTTGGTCTGGAAATATTGATACATGCAGAATATTTAATCACGACGAAACACCACAGTTCATCAATTTTGGTGTTGATGGTACTCCTGCTGGTCTTGTTTTTGCTGCAAAAGGGAAAACATGTTGTAAAATGATCGGAGAGAACCGTGAATGCGTCACCATACATCCTCTAGTATCATTTTCAGGTAGTTATTGCCTTAtcacttttttgataaatatttataatatggaTTGAATAGATGATATGTATTATCTTTCTTTGTAATTGTAGGAGACCTTTGTGTCTGTCAAGTACTTTTTGGTACCGTTGGAATAACTAATCAAATGGCTCCAAAGGAAGCTGTGGTAAGTACTCCGCATCTTCTGATAACAATTTGCAACCATGGTGTATCTGATCACAACTCGTTATTAGATATGTACAAAGAGTTTGATGAATATCTTACTGAAAAAAAAGTGGCACGACCAGTAGTTTTGCTTTCTGATGGGCATTGTTCACGCTTTAATTTTGATGtcttaaagtttttacaatCGAAAAACATACGTATGTTCTTAACTCCACCAGATACCACTGGTCTGACACAGCTTTTAGACCAACTCAACAAAAACCTTCATCATGAGTATCGTGGtatgaaagaaaatatttttactgatttcAATTCACTAAATAAAGAAGCTTTTATGATGATTTTAGGACGTATTTGGAACAACTGGGCCCCAAGACAATCTATAATCAAAGCTGCAAGACGTGTAGGAGTAACTTCCACATCATTAAGCGTCAATGACATGCAACAGGACAAGTTTGCACGAGCTGCTTTgtgtattgattttttaaaaagtgttacatCCAGTACAACAACTCCTGGAAGTTATACTATTAAATCTcctgataaaagaaaaaattcagcTCAGTATTGGAAAGAAAAGTTTGAGCGTTCTCAAGAGCTTATTCAAGAGATTCAACTTGAAGAAATTTCTGGCTTACTGACAGTACAGAAAGTTAAGCCGAAAGTTTCCAAACTTACTACAAGGGTTACGCAGGTTCACGGATCAATGAAAGGAAAAAATGTGTTGGACTTAGTGAAGGTAattcaagataataaaaatcaagaaataaaagataaggaagaaaaaagatggaacgaagaaaaacaaaaagaagcaTTTTTACGGTGTAAAAATGAATGCAGCTGTGGAGAAGGTGTGTGCCATGCCATAAAGCTACAGCAATGCTCTTCTTGCCACAATGTACAAAAATCTGTCTGTGGAAAGTTATCTTGTAAAGTGGATGGAAAAAAACCAATATTGTTTTTAGCTGCTGCAGTAACCAACAACTCACTCAAACGTAAGGTTATTGAGCATGAAAGTGATGAAGATACTAGAAGTTAGAAGGATACACCAAGAAAGTGACCTTACAGTGATAAGGAGATAATTCCATTATTCTTAGTCAATTAGTTGATCAACTTATTAAAGAGTAAATAGTTTCAAAGAtgtataaaaacacttttaaattgtcttaaaGACTAAAGAAcaacatttcaattttttttatacaaataactagtaaaaaagtaattttacttgattgttaatagaaaaataaatgttaatagaAAAAGCAAAACTCCATTTTAATATTGAGTTTTTGatccatgtatatatattttttagtaaaggACCCCAAGGACCACACAGAAACTCTACTTTggttaagataaaatattttagcaactgtctttttcatttattttcttgtgttttttttgtagaaGTATGAcataaatctttacaaaaaacaCTACTTTGcaaacttaaatgaaaatttcaagtatTTATGGACTATAATgtcaaaatgttataaaattgaaaaaaaattttttttattgtttttagtataattttcaaaaatttatgctaatttggttatttttaacagtttcttttaaaaaaactatcttgtcaaataaaaaaatctattttgctGCTTAATAAGGCTTTATCTATGAGTTACAGGTACTAATGTGAGCGTGTGGCTTTTGGGGTCCATGAGTTTTTGGGGCCCGTCTACCTGTAACTAGCCTAAATAAACAcccataaaaaaaatgcaagtaaaCATTTTACAACTGATGAAACTTACAGTGTAATTTTGCATACCACATGTCAAAATTtgcaaattataaaatcatataaactAGCTCTATGTAAACATAGCTGCAACTAACCTAAATAATGATACCCATCATTGATGGGTCTTTTGATGGcatcaaaagaaatgttaacatttttaattttataactgatttaaatttataccGTAAATTACTACATGTCACGTTTAAAATAGAGAATTACACAAGGATATATACAAGTCATGTAGTcttaattatagaaataattgttCAACTAACCCTTtagtttatcatataaaaaaattaaaaatatattcaatgcttaatatagaaaatttaaaataagtttaacaacCTTCGAAATTACAAATAACAGAGTGTAATTTAAACTGCGTTTATCCATTTGCTTTCTCtactaaaatttagtaaaaaaagaaaatggatAAACACAACTAAAAttgtgcttttttaaaatagcttcaCATTTAGTCGAAATGtgaagctatttaaaaaatggcaaattAAACTTACTGCAACAAACCTTTATCTACAATTTAAATATGGTTTAAGAAGATcgccttttaaaaatttatcatttataaataaagaatttgacaaatataaatcaaacaaacaagacttaaaaaaataatctacagAGAATGCACTTCATAATTTCTTATTGAAACCCTTTTCAACAAAAACTTCAGTTGTTTTTCAACGGATTTGAATATTTAATCCGTTGAATTAACGAAATTTCGAAGAATCcgttaatagtttattttactccgttaattttgtgatttttgGTTACGAATTACTTCGTTAATTTAACGGAAAAAAGTAATCCGTTACTTTTTCTAACGGATTGTTTTTAGAGTGTAgtaatgtcaagcaatggaccTGCTTGTCGGCTATATCATGTGGAACGCGACTAGTaaaatcaagagatgatattgatgaaaagtttatcaatatcatctcttgaggTGACAaaggtaacaaaatctgaaccatgcaaGATCTACATaccttataaaataaatatatacctaaaatatataaccataaaatacatattaaatcaCATATTAAATACTGTACATATTTCAGAAGTGAAACTCACATTAAAGCATAACAAATTAATATGTAAGTATTACaactacatatattttttaaaagatcaagaatattttttgtttaaaagttttttttttatatagattttttgaaaaaggaaTAGATCAATTcagatgaaaaacaaaattaggcCGTACTATTTCATTCTAGAGAAAAGGTTTACAATGAGATATACAAAATAAAGCTTGTTTATTTTTGCATATAGGTTTTTTAGAATGTTATTGTTACGTAGGTTATATTTGTTTTGGGGTTTAATTTTGTAAAGGTTTACAAAAACATTGGGGGACATGAGTTCTTTACATATGTacataaaacacaaaacattaaatacatttagttgataaacatttaaggcgtttatttgtttaaatagcgGTTTAGAgtttgaaaaacgattttcaaaatttattaagcGAGCTGCATGTTCCTGATGCTGATAAAGAgattttagcttattttatgtGTACTTCATCAATACTTCATGTAATATTTGCATGATTTTATGACAATTAATAAATGAGTAGTATGACTGtgttaattagtttttgtttaaagtacCTCTAGATTTGTATAAAATTCCAATAGTTTTTGCAACTTTATTAGAAATCCTAATGTGTAACCTCCAAGATagattttcttcaataaaaactcccgagattttcatcatttttttcctttttgggATGACATTGTCGGGCGTGCTTACAGAcagtatctgtttttttatagcttaaatagaaaagtatccattttgtttttttaatatttaaagatagcctagcctatttttttaaaccaaaataaattttttcaagttcgctattcatattattataaagtatgTCTATATTTTCATGTCACAGAAACAAGTTTAGTCTACAAAAATTATTGCCTTTAAATTGGATGTTTGTTAAGatcatttatatgtataatGAAAAGAAATAATCCAAGTATGGATCCTTGTGGGAAACCATATATTATTCTCATTAATGTTtaagataatgattttttgttgaaaataacttactttcgattagagatttttttttgaacttggACTTTTACCTGCTTTCTATAGCATaggtttttgaaaaaaccgGAAGAACAGAAATAGTTatgtagttttttatattattcggATCTTCTGTTTTAAAGATAAGAATTACTTTTGCTATTTTAAGAGAATCTGGGAAAGAACCTTGTTTAATGGATGCTTTAAAGGTTTCGTAAAGAAAACTTTTCATGACGTCATAAGAACTTAATTTCCGTTGTAAGTTtcataaagttaatattttattgtaaacaaattttatatgaagTTAACCgtcttaataataattttatatgaaattaaCAGTCTTAATAATAATGCTGTTACAATCAATGATGTCAAAGTGACTGAGTACATTTAAAAGGGCTGAGTAATAGAAATTCTAGGTGTGCATCTCACATGACCAGTATGTTACATGACCGGTATGTGCACTTTTATTATGAACAactaaaatagtaaaacttaataaaagtttgagTTTTGGCTTAATATTTCCCACAAAAAGATCACTGTGCGttgataacaaatttatttcaaatatttatatatattctttattaaacaagcTGTTACATCaacatttatacaaaatgaTTTCGGAACAAATGTGTCATAAGCTCGTatataacaaaagaaacaaatgaactataagttaaataaaaattatattatgcaAGCTGCTACATCAACATTCATGCGATATGATTTCAGAACAAATGTGTCATAAGCTCGCATATtgataaatgaaataaattaactataaaaacaaaaaaatatatattatgcaaGCTGCTACATCAACATTCATGTAGCATGATTTTAGAACAAACGCATTATAAGGCTCCTATATTAAAAATGGTTAAAAGTTTATctagaaatataaataacataaacaaatactaattattttttacagactCCACCCTCACACCCTCCATTCATAGTAGTCTTTTCTACAacttttataatcattttaattaGATCTTCGTTAAGTCCCCACTTGTGGCATTCTTCAGTTAACTTACTCACACTGCCATATCCATTCAAATAACCTGTTAAACGAGCAGCAACGCTTGAATGAATTACTTGAGAATCGGTCAGATTCAAGCTTTGAAAAATCTTTGTATGACGCCTTAGTAAGTACTTTTGGTGGtaactgttgtaaaaaaaaaagtgataataata
This genomic interval from Hydra vulgaris chromosome 01, alternate assembly HydraT2T_AEP contains the following:
- the LOC100197007 gene encoding peptide methionine sulfoxide reductase isoform X2; amino-acid sequence: MEIQYNPSETNYSALLDMFWKYHDSTAVNKTQYMSAIFYHDEEQQSLAQSSLILMQKNTPKKIQTKILPAERFYDAENYHQKYLLRRHTKIFQSLNLTDSQVIHSSVAARLTGYLNGYGSVSKLTEECHKWGLNEDLIKMIIKVVEKTTMNGGCEGGVCKK